One genomic segment of candidate division KSB1 bacterium includes these proteins:
- a CDS encoding RNA polymerase sigma factor yields MPGENTDKHWQAGDSRGGKEIQDWERLLADAKSGDSAALAMLCRHVRKCARAFVRHDRLPSGLSDEDFAQEVIAAFLGKLHSIRHLPAWLGVVCTATRKRFIRKRYRECSESLEAMFETPGRDLPELQLSHETARLENRLEIELLLQHLQPEQRLVIVMRVLDGWEYDDIAQHLKKPIGAVRLLYFRAKKKLFSLMHPNYGEGRHHGLDAHRARKR; encoded by the coding sequence ATGCCCGGCGAAAACACCGATAAGCACTGGCAAGCCGGTGACAGCAGGGGAGGGAAGGAAATCCAAGACTGGGAGCGGCTTCTGGCAGATGCCAAATCCGGCGATTCTGCGGCACTTGCAATGTTGTGCAGACATGTGCGCAAATGCGCCCGTGCCTTCGTGCGTCACGACCGCCTGCCGTCCGGCCTTTCTGATGAAGATTTTGCGCAAGAGGTGATCGCTGCCTTTCTGGGAAAGCTGCACAGCATACGTCATCTTCCCGCATGGCTGGGGGTGGTTTGTACCGCGACGAGAAAAAGATTCATTCGAAAGCGTTACCGCGAATGCTCCGAATCGCTCGAGGCGATGTTTGAAACACCCGGCAGAGACCTGCCGGAACTGCAGCTGTCGCATGAGACTGCCCGCCTTGAGAACCGGTTGGAGATCGAACTGCTTCTCCAACACCTGCAGCCGGAGCAGCGGCTGGTTATCGTCATGCGCGTGCTGGATGGCTGGGAATACGATGACATTGCGCAGCACTTGAAGAAGCCCATCGGGGCCGTTCGCCTGCTGTATTTTCGCGCAAAAAAAAAGCTGTTTAGCCTGATGCATCCAAATTATGGGGAGGGTCGTCATCATGGACTTGACGCACACCGAGCACGAAAGCGTTAA
- the hutI gene encoding imidazolonepropionase codes for MTALLIHNARLATPIAIRGGKPEWTVCEIFPAALYCENQRIARVGRQETVLEDLPACDELDAQGRLLTPGLVDCHTHPVFFNHRAHEFVLRVQGATYQQIAAAGGGIRYSVRDLRSATAEELLQRVLHRLDVFLEHGTTTIEAKSGYGLSLEHELMSLRVLQRAAAAHPVEIVPTFLGAHEVPDEYRSRRSQYVDLIIHEMIPAVAAQGLARFADVFCESHVFNQTEALQVLQAAAAHGLRPKIHADQLSESGGARVAIATGAVSADHLEHTPAALHEPLRQAGVVPVLLPGAAFFLGAKQYADARAMIAAGLPVAISTDFNPGSCMTESLPMIMTLACLALRLTPAEALVAATLHAAHALAQGNQIGSLEVGKQADAVLWEADSINEIPYHFGINLVFTVVKKGRVVFTRHAAHRTLYETHPHC; via the coding sequence ATGACGGCTCTCCTGATTCACAATGCCCGCCTCGCCACCCCGATTGCCATCCGGGGCGGGAAGCCGGAATGGACGGTGTGCGAGATTTTCCCCGCCGCGCTCTATTGTGAAAATCAGCGCATCGCACGTGTCGGCAGGCAGGAGACGGTGCTGGAGGATTTGCCCGCCTGCGATGAGCTTGATGCGCAGGGCCGGCTGTTGACCCCGGGTCTGGTCGATTGCCACACACATCCGGTCTTTTTCAATCACCGGGCGCATGAATTCGTGCTGCGCGTGCAGGGTGCCACCTATCAGCAAATTGCTGCCGCCGGCGGCGGCATTCGCTACAGCGTGCGGGATCTGCGCAGCGCCACCGCAGAAGAATTGTTGCAGCGCGTGCTGCACCGTCTCGATGTTTTTTTGGAACACGGCACCACCACCATCGAAGCCAAGAGCGGTTACGGCCTGAGCCTGGAGCATGAATTAATGTCGTTGCGGGTGCTGCAACGCGCCGCCGCCGCGCATCCGGTCGAAATCGTGCCGACTTTTCTCGGCGCCCATGAAGTGCCGGACGAATATCGCAGCCGGCGCAGCCAGTATGTGGATTTGATCATTCACGAGATGATTCCCGCGGTCGCCGCGCAGGGGCTGGCGCGTTTCGCCGATGTCTTTTGTGAGAGCCACGTGTTCAACCAGACCGAGGCCCTTCAGGTGCTGCAGGCGGCTGCCGCGCACGGTTTGCGGCCGAAGATTCATGCCGACCAGTTGTCTGAAAGCGGCGGTGCCCGGGTGGCGATTGCCACCGGTGCCGTTTCCGCCGATCATCTCGAACACACGCCGGCGGCCTTGCACGAGCCGTTGCGCCAAGCCGGGGTTGTGCCCGTGCTTCTGCCCGGCGCGGCTTTTTTCCTGGGCGCGAAACAGTATGCCGATGCCCGCGCGATGATTGCCGCCGGCCTGCCGGTCGCCATCTCCACGGATTTCAACCCCGGCTCGTGCATGACCGAAAGCCTGCCGATGATCATGACCCTCGCCTGTCTGGCGCTGCGCCTGACACCGGCGGAAGCGCTGGTGGCTGCGACCCTGCATGCCGCTCATGCCCTGGCGCAGGGGAACCAAATCGGTTCCCTTGAAGTTGGCAAGCAGGCCGATGCCGTCCTGTGGGAAGCGGACTCGATAAATGAAATTCCCTATCATTTCGGCATCAATCTGGTTTTCACCGTTGTCAAAAAGGGCCGCGTGGTTTTCACGCGCCATGCTGCACACCGGACTTTGTATGAGACACATCCCCACTGTTGA
- a CDS encoding oligosaccharide flippase family protein produces the protein MSFLRKSSLTLASRIAIAVFGFLISALTARFLGPEGKGFYAVLTLLPMLLAQVISLGLTNANIYLLGQKRAELRPAAENALIFSLAAGAALLGLYWLLRPWADALLFKDIAPSLTALAVWAAPFHLLFLIFNYLALADDDIGGFNLPNLSRQVLLLCGFLLLLWGHGLHVTSAMLWWSAVNALVALHACRRIYQRARFGLRWHSRLFRETLGYGLKTYPGIVLYLLSWRLDFILCNSLLDATAVGFYSTATVLAEILWFVPQTLSVVLLPQASRLSELEARELTSRVCRFTLWLTLLAALLLGLLADHIVTLVFGPAFVPAVPALWLLLPGVVMYALSNLLTSHLVGRGHPRENNQALALAFFANLGINLCTIPRFGILGAALASSLSYTLATLHLLRAYQRLNGASLAEIILPRRADLHLLENLKSSLIRE, from the coding sequence ATGAGCTTCCTGCGCAAGAGCTCGCTCACCCTGGCGAGCCGCATCGCCATCGCCGTCTTCGGCTTTCTCATCTCGGCTTTGACCGCGCGCTTTCTGGGTCCGGAGGGCAAGGGTTTTTATGCCGTGCTGACGCTCCTGCCCATGCTGCTGGCGCAGGTTATCAGCCTCGGTCTTACCAATGCCAACATCTATCTGCTCGGCCAAAAACGCGCGGAACTGCGCCCGGCCGCTGAGAATGCGCTCATCTTCTCACTGGCCGCCGGGGCGGCGCTGCTCGGGCTTTACTGGCTGCTGCGGCCATGGGCAGATGCGCTATTGTTCAAAGACATCGCGCCCTCGCTCACCGCACTCGCCGTCTGGGCGGCTCCCTTCCACCTTCTGTTTTTGATTTTCAACTATCTTGCACTGGCGGACGATGATATTGGCGGCTTCAACCTGCCCAATCTCAGCCGGCAGGTGCTTCTGTTGTGCGGTTTTTTGCTGTTGCTGTGGGGGCACGGTCTGCACGTGACCAGCGCCATGCTGTGGTGGAGCGCGGTGAATGCTCTGGTGGCGCTGCATGCCTGCCGGCGGATTTATCAACGAGCCCGCTTTGGCCTGCGCTGGCATTCCAGGCTGTTTCGCGAGACGCTGGGCTACGGTCTTAAAACCTATCCCGGCATCGTGCTCTACCTGCTGAGCTGGCGCCTCGATTTCATTCTCTGCAATTCCCTGCTCGACGCAACGGCCGTGGGTTTCTACTCCACCGCCACTGTTCTCGCCGAGATACTCTGGTTCGTGCCACAGACCTTGTCCGTGGTACTGCTGCCGCAGGCCTCCCGGCTTTCGGAGCTTGAAGCCCGGGAGCTCACCTCGCGGGTCTGCCGGTTTACCCTTTGGCTTACCCTGCTGGCCGCGCTGCTGCTCGGGCTGCTGGCTGATCATATTGTGACGCTGGTTTTCGGGCCGGCGTTTGTTCCGGCCGTGCCGGCGCTGTGGTTGTTGTTGCCCGGCGTGGTGATGTATGCGCTCAGCAATCTGCTCACCAGCCATTTGGTTGGCCGCGGCCATCCGCGGGAAAACAACCAGGCACTGGCTCTGGCTTTTTTTGCGAATCTCGGCATCAATCTCTGCACGATTCCGCGCTTCGGCATTCTGGGCGCGGCGCTGGCCAGTTCATTGTCTTACACTCTGGCGACGCTCCATCTGCTGCGCGCCTATCAACGCCTGAACGGCGCTTCGCTGGCGGAGATCATTCTGCCACGCCGTGCGGATCTCCACCTTCTCGAGAACCTCAAATCCTCCCTGATACGTGAATGA
- a CDS encoding O-antigen ligase family protein: MAVPAPQLRCNKWLTLLQAFALFALAAFVNFSIAGAHMSLGLLTLTLVLQFVRRGTHGTWTALTLGFEWPLLAFTLACVLATVLSETPAESLRNLRHLLTVLGAYGVAHSLRHHPGWRRPLLWTFVAVAAGTAGYGLLRFLLGAHVKVMATQSTTMTWGALAAMFALIATQVALAAPSRRERGLAMLALLPQLPALLFSMVRGAYVGYAAGVLYLLARQWRRALPIAAAVLVVAFLFSPVALQQRMLSIFDPSVTTTQVRLVQWQYALQIFADHPLFGVGWRDLAALTRNYAPPGTDFNEGIAYDVFHIGHYHSTYFTLLVSVGAVGLLAFGWLMVEVWRRLGRVLAQANPAGQSLVRAVRAAMIGFLVAGLFDWTFGDAEVVTMFWFLIGYGLGQVEPRPAAPAGMKPAVT, from the coding sequence ATGGCTGTGCCTGCCCCGCAATTGCGTTGTAACAAATGGCTGACCTTGCTCCAGGCTTTTGCTTTGTTCGCCCTGGCTGCGTTTGTGAATTTTTCCATTGCCGGTGCCCACATGAGTTTGGGACTGCTGACGCTCACGCTTGTCCTGCAGTTCGTCCGGCGAGGGACGCACGGCACCTGGACCGCGCTGACACTCGGTTTTGAGTGGCCGCTGCTCGCCTTCACGCTTGCCTGTGTGCTGGCCACCGTGCTGTCCGAGACACCAGCCGAGAGCTTGCGCAACCTGCGGCATTTGCTGACGGTGCTGGGCGCCTATGGCGTCGCTCATTCCCTGCGCCACCATCCCGGCTGGCGCCGGCCGCTGTTGTGGACTTTTGTGGCGGTGGCTGCCGGCACCGCCGGCTACGGCCTGTTGCGTTTCCTGCTCGGCGCGCATGTCAAAGTCATGGCCACGCAATCGACCACCATGACCTGGGGCGCGCTGGCCGCCATGTTTGCCTTGATCGCGACACAAGTGGCACTGGCCGCGCCCTCCCGGCGAGAGCGCGGGTTGGCGATGCTGGCCCTGTTGCCGCAATTACCGGCCTTGCTGTTCAGCATGGTCCGTGGCGCTTACGTGGGCTATGCTGCCGGCGTGCTCTATCTGCTCGCGCGGCAATGGCGGCGCGCACTGCCCATTGCGGCAGCGGTGCTGGTGGTGGCATTTCTGTTTTCTCCGGTGGCGCTGCAACAACGCATGCTGAGCATCTTCGATCCCAGCGTCACCACCACCCAGGTGCGATTGGTGCAATGGCAATATGCCCTGCAGATTTTCGCCGACCATCCACTGTTCGGGGTGGGCTGGCGTGATCTGGCGGCGCTGACGCGCAACTATGCGCCACCCGGCACCGATTTCAACGAGGGCATCGCCTATGACGTTTTTCACATCGGCCATTATCACAGCACCTATTTTACCCTGCTGGTCAGTGTGGGCGCGGTGGGCTTGCTTGCTTTCGGCTGGTTGATGGTGGAGGTGTGGCGCCGCCTTGGCCGGGTGCTGGCACAGGCGAATCCCGCAGGGCAATCACTCGTGCGTGCAGTGCGTGCCGCCATGATCGGTTTTCTGGTTGCCGGGCTTTTTGATTGGACTTTCGGTGACGCCGAGGTGGTCACCATGTTTTGGTTCCTCATCGGCTATGGCTTGGGGCAGGTGGAGCCGAGGCCGGCTGCGCCCGCCGGTATGAAACCGGCCGTGACATGA
- a CDS encoding DNRLRE domain-containing protein, translating into MSLPLKFKKWLPVALALAAVACTNDSPLAIDSELLLPGQRGQAALQLGPLAAMLDSSAARPIPVATGYVLSANLDEIESRALVRFDSLVAVKNPITKAVLNVTVSRTANDINTTYALMQAHVVRAAWDPATVQWEDMAAGQFDAQPLATSLGSRGATLYAFTLDTSLVNAWRRKAQPNHGFLIEVLPVGVGMEISDFSLQLEAAGTTTAINQKATRTAFVARRIPGAALPPGPVYVGHYVGKNEKYQAALFFNLNAIPKGATISRAVFRAQIDTTVSQFAHGPVNLELFLLAEAQADPLTAPADTLGPSRQFTVTASSRQVESVVTELIQYAINRSGFHGLLVRPLGTLLDRSRVAFYSRETDLSRAPQLLVHYTLPPAGR; encoded by the coding sequence ATGAGTTTACCGCTGAAGTTTAAGAAGTGGCTGCCGGTCGCGCTGGCTTTGGCCGCCGTGGCTTGTACCAATGATTCGCCGCTTGCCATAGATTCCGAGCTGCTGCTGCCCGGCCAGCGCGGTCAGGCCGCACTGCAACTGGGGCCGCTGGCAGCAATGCTCGACAGCTCCGCGGCCCGCCCCATCCCGGTCGCCACCGGTTATGTGCTCAGTGCCAATCTCGATGAAATCGAAAGCCGTGCGCTGGTGCGCTTTGACAGCCTGGTCGCGGTGAAGAATCCGATCACCAAGGCGGTGCTCAATGTGACGGTCTCGCGCACGGCCAACGACATCAACACCACCTACGCGCTCATGCAGGCACATGTGGTGCGCGCCGCCTGGGATCCGGCGACGGTGCAATGGGAGGATATGGCCGCCGGCCAGTTTGACGCACAGCCGCTGGCCACCAGTCTGGGCTCGCGCGGGGCGACATTGTACGCCTTCACGCTGGATACCAGCCTGGTCAATGCCTGGCGCCGCAAAGCACAACCCAACCACGGCTTCCTGATCGAGGTGTTGCCGGTGGGAGTCGGCATGGAGATCAGCGATTTCTCCCTGCAGCTTGAGGCGGCCGGCACCACCACCGCGATCAACCAGAAGGCCACGCGCACCGCTTTTGTGGCACGCCGCATTCCCGGCGCGGCTCTCCCTCCGGGGCCGGTTTATGTTGGCCATTATGTCGGGAAGAATGAGAAGTATCAGGCCGCGCTTTTTTTCAATCTGAATGCCATTCCCAAAGGCGCCACCATCAGCCGGGCAGTGTTTCGCGCGCAGATCGACACGACCGTGTCGCAGTTCGCGCACGGCCCGGTGAATTTGGAATTGTTCCTGCTGGCGGAGGCACAAGCGGATCCCCTCACGGCACCAGCCGACACACTGGGTCCCTCCCGCCAGTTCACGGTGACCGCGAGCAGCCGCCAGGTGGAGTCGGTGGTCACAGAGTTGATACAATACGCGATCAACAGGTCGGGTTTCCACGGTTTGTTGGTGCGCCCTTTGGGAACGCTGCTCGACCGCAGCCGCGTGGCTTTTTATTCGCGCGAAACCGATCTCAGCCGCGCGCCCCAGTTGCTGGTCCATTACACCCTGCCGCCGGCCGGGCGCTGA
- the rpsD gene encoding 30S ribosomal protein S4: MARYIGPVCKLCRREEKKLFLKGAKCTSPKCPLEKRNFPPGQHGKNRRFKVSAYGLQLREKQKMRRIYGLLERQFHNTYKKALRVKGVTGENLMRLLERRLDNIVYRLGFAPSRNAARQLVRHRHFMVNDRLVDIPSYLVKSGDVIKVREKSRKLEIIHASLRKMREGKALPWLDLNKANLTGTVLEIPARADIPTEVNEGLIVELYSK; this comes from the coding sequence ATGGCAAGATATATCGGCCCTGTTTGCAAACTCTGCCGGCGGGAAGAGAAAAAGCTTTTCCTGAAGGGCGCCAAATGCACGTCCCCGAAGTGCCCCCTGGAGAAACGCAACTTTCCGCCCGGCCAGCACGGCAAGAACCGGCGTTTCAAAGTCTCGGCCTACGGGCTGCAGTTGCGTGAAAAGCAGAAAATGCGCCGGATTTACGGCCTGCTGGAACGGCAATTTCACAATACCTACAAGAAGGCGCTGCGCGTGAAGGGCGTCACCGGCGAGAATTTGATGCGCCTGCTGGAGCGCCGCCTGGACAACATCGTTTATCGTCTGGGATTCGCACCGTCGCGCAATGCCGCACGGCAGTTGGTGCGCCACCGCCATTTCATGGTGAATGACCGCCTGGTTGACATCCCCTCCTATTTGGTGAAGAGCGGCGATGTCATCAAAGTGCGTGAGAAGAGCCGGAAACTGGAAATCATTCACGCCTCGCTGCGCAAGATGCGGGAAGGCAAGGCGCTGCCGTGGCTGGACCTCAACAAGGCCAACCTCACCGGCACCGTGCTCGAAATCCCGGCGCGCGCGGACATCCCGACGGAAGTGAATGAAGGCCTGATCGTGGAATTGTATTCGAAGTAA
- a CDS encoding DNA-directed RNA polymerase subunit alpha, with the protein MNWPYLQMPEGVVLEESSYSSTFGRFIVQPLERGFGTTIGNALRRVLLSSLPGAAITMVKIDGVLHEFSSIPGVVEDVTQIILNLKEVRFKLINKKPDRVMLELNGPKEFTAGDIQNGTTDFEILNPDHHIATLNKGANLKMELRIGRGHGYVPAEENKMPDQPIGAIPIDAIYTPIKNVSYRVENTRVQQRIDYEKLILEITTDGSITPDDSLTYAGKILRDHVNLFINFDIEPEEEEPSEIDEESLKIRKLLKMPVDELELSVRSYNCLMAANIKTIGDLVRRDEQEMLKFRNFGRKSLQELTQILEEKGLHFGMDVDRYLRADSE; encoded by the coding sequence ATGAATTGGCCGTATCTACAAATGCCCGAAGGTGTCGTGCTCGAGGAATCGAGCTATTCCAGTACCTTTGGCAGATTTATCGTGCAACCCCTGGAACGCGGGTTCGGAACGACAATTGGCAATGCTCTGCGCCGGGTCTTGCTGTCCTCCCTGCCGGGTGCAGCAATCACCATGGTCAAGATCGACGGTGTGCTGCATGAATTCTCCTCCATCCCCGGGGTGGTGGAGGATGTCACCCAGATCATCCTCAATCTCAAGGAGGTCCGCTTCAAACTCATCAACAAGAAGCCGGACCGGGTGATGCTGGAGCTGAACGGCCCCAAGGAATTCACCGCCGGCGACATTCAAAACGGCACCACCGATTTCGAGATTCTCAATCCCGACCATCATATCGCCACCCTCAACAAGGGCGCCAATCTCAAGATGGAGTTGCGCATCGGCCGTGGGCACGGCTATGTCCCCGCGGAGGAAAACAAGATGCCCGATCAGCCCATTGGCGCGATTCCGATCGATGCGATCTATACGCCGATCAAGAATGTCAGCTACCGCGTGGAGAATACGCGCGTGCAGCAGCGCATCGATTATGAGAAGCTGATTCTCGAAATCACCACCGACGGCAGCATCACCCCGGATGACAGCCTGACCTACGCCGGCAAGATTCTGCGCGATCACGTCAACCTGTTCATCAATTTCGACATCGAGCCGGAGGAGGAGGAGCCCTCCGAGATCGATGAAGAGTCGTTGAAAATTCGCAAGCTGCTCAAGATGCCGGTGGATGAGCTGGAACTGTCGGTGCGCTCCTACAACTGTCTGATGGCGGCAAACATCAAGACCATCGGCGATCTGGTGCGCCGTGATGAGCAGGAGATGTTGAAGTTCAGAAACTTTGGGCGCAAATCGCTGCAGGAGCTGACCCAGATTCTCGAAGAAAAGGGCCTGCACTTCGGCATGGACGTGGACCGCTACCTGCGCGCGGACAGCGAATAG
- the hutU gene encoding urocanate hydratase: MTTSTARQIRAPRGTTLSCKGWVQEAALRMLMNNLDPEVAELPAALVVYGGRGKAARNWECFDAIVRCLRELESDETLLIQSGKPVGMFRTHREAPRVLLANSLLVPAWANAAYFRELEDRGLIMYGQMTAGSWIYIGTQGILQGTYETFAAAAAKHFGGSLAGRLVVTGGMGGMGGAQPLAATMNGAACLVVEVDRQRIERRIQQRYCDRLAENLDEALALLLPAQQNKQPLSVGLVGNCAEVLPELVRREVVPDVLTDQTSAHDELNGYVPHGLPYAEALALRASNPAEYIKRAYASMAVHVRAMLELQKRGAVTFDYGNNLRAQAHKAGVSNAFDFPGFVPAYIRPLFCEGKGPFRWAALSGDPQDIAVTDELVLQLFPGNSALRRWIEMARTRVAFQGLPARICWLGLGERAQFGLALNELVAAGKIKAPVVIGRDHLDCGSVASPNRETEAMRDGSDAIADWPILNALLNTASGASWVSVHHGGGVGIGYSIHAGQVIVADGTPEAARRLERVLTNDPGIGVARHADAGYELARQVARERNVKIPMLPA; the protein is encoded by the coding sequence ATGACCACGAGCACAGCACGTCAGATTCGGGCGCCGCGCGGCACCACTCTTTCCTGCAAGGGCTGGGTGCAGGAAGCGGCCCTGCGCATGTTGATGAACAATCTCGATCCCGAGGTTGCCGAGCTTCCCGCGGCGCTGGTGGTCTACGGTGGCCGCGGCAAGGCGGCGCGCAACTGGGAGTGCTTCGATGCCATCGTGCGCTGCCTGCGCGAGTTGGAGTCGGATGAAACGCTGTTGATCCAATCCGGCAAACCGGTGGGCATGTTCCGCACCCATCGCGAGGCCCCGCGCGTGTTGCTCGCCAACTCCCTGCTGGTGCCGGCGTGGGCCAATGCCGCTTATTTTCGCGAGCTGGAAGATCGCGGGCTGATCATGTACGGCCAAATGACGGCCGGAAGCTGGATATACATCGGCACACAGGGCATCCTGCAGGGCACCTACGAAACATTTGCCGCGGCCGCTGCCAAACATTTCGGCGGCTCGCTGGCCGGCCGGTTGGTGGTCACCGGCGGCATGGGCGGCATGGGCGGCGCGCAACCTCTGGCTGCCACGATGAACGGGGCCGCCTGCCTGGTGGTGGAGGTCGACCGGCAGCGCATCGAGCGCCGCATCCAACAACGTTATTGCGACCGGCTCGCTGAAAATCTCGATGAAGCACTGGCTCTGCTGCTTCCTGCGCAGCAGAACAAACAGCCACTCTCCGTCGGTTTGGTGGGCAATTGTGCCGAGGTTTTGCCGGAGCTGGTGCGCCGCGAGGTGGTGCCCGATGTGCTCACCGATCAAACCTCTGCGCATGACGAACTCAACGGCTATGTGCCGCATGGCCTGCCCTACGCCGAGGCGCTCGCGCTGCGCGCCAGCAATCCCGCAGAATACATCAAACGCGCCTACGCCTCGATGGCCGTGCACGTGCGTGCCATGCTGGAGCTGCAAAAACGCGGTGCGGTCACTTTCGATTATGGCAACAATCTCCGCGCGCAAGCGCACAAGGCCGGTGTCAGCAACGCCTTCGATTTCCCCGGTTTTGTGCCCGCTTACATTCGCCCGCTCTTCTGTGAAGGCAAAGGCCCGTTTCGCTGGGCCGCGCTTTCCGGCGATCCGCAGGATATCGCGGTCACCGACGAGCTGGTGTTGCAGTTGTTCCCCGGCAATTCCGCGCTGCGCCGCTGGATCGAGATGGCGCGCACGCGCGTGGCCTTTCAGGGATTGCCGGCGCGCATCTGCTGGCTCGGCCTGGGCGAGCGCGCCCAGTTTGGGCTCGCGCTCAACGAGCTGGTCGCCGCCGGCAAAATCAAAGCGCCGGTCGTGATCGGCCGCGACCATCTTGACTGCGGTTCGGTGGCCTCGCCCAACCGTGAAACCGAAGCAATGCGCGACGGCTCGGATGCCATTGCTGACTGGCCGATTCTCAACGCTCTGCTCAACACCGCCTCCGGCGCCTCCTGGGTGTCGGTGCATCATGGTGGCGGCGTCGGCATCGGCTATTCGATTCACGCCGGACAAGTGATTGTCGCCGACGGCACCCCCGAGGCGGCGCGCCGTCTGGAGCGTGTGCTGACCAATGACCCGGGCATCGGGGTGGCGCGCCACGCCGATGCGGGCTACGAGCTGGCCCGGCAAGTGGCGCGTGAACGCAACGTCAAGATTCCCATGCTGCCGGCATGA
- the rplQ gene encoding 50S ribosomal protein L17, whose translation MRHRKDLKKLGRTASHRKAMLSNLASSVFEHKHVRTTTAKAKQVRRLVDRLITHAKKNTVAARRLVFSELRRRDIVKNLFDEIAPKYATRNGGYTRVLRIGRRQGDGAELAILELVGYEGVQLEKQQAAAEKRAERKKRKQEEMKAEAERQARAERPEKEE comes from the coding sequence ATGCGACATCGCAAAGACCTCAAAAAGCTGGGACGGACCGCCAGCCACCGCAAGGCCATGCTGTCGAATCTGGCCAGCTCGGTGTTCGAACACAAACATGTGCGCACTACCACCGCCAAGGCCAAGCAAGTCCGCCGGCTGGTGGACCGCCTGATCACGCATGCCAAGAAAAACACGGTGGCGGCCCGCCGGTTGGTGTTCAGCGAACTGCGGCGCCGTGACATCGTCAAGAACCTCTTCGATGAAATCGCGCCGAAATATGCCACCCGCAACGGCGGCTACACCCGGGTGTTGCGAATCGGCCGTCGCCAGGGCGATGGCGCCGAGCTGGCCATCCTGGAGCTGGTGGGCTATGAAGGCGTGCAGCTCGAAAAGCAGCAAGCCGCGGCCGAAAAGCGCGCGGAGCGCAAGAAACGCAAGCAGGAAGAAATGAAAGCGGAGGCCGAGCGTCAAGCCCGGGCGGAACGCCCCGAAAAAGAAGAGTGA